A segment of the Capnocytophaga sp. ARDL2 genome:
TAAAATGAGCGGAAATACCTTTGGAAAAAATTTTCGATTGACGACTTTTGGCGAGTCACATGGTGTAGTTATTGGTGGAATCATCGATGGTTGTCCGTCTAATGTTGTGTTGAATTTTGAAAAAATTCAACAAGAATTGGATAGACGCAAACCTGGGCAATCAACCCTCGTTACACAACGAAAAGAGTCGGATACTGTTTCATTTTTATCAGGAATTTGGGAAGAAAAAACCACAGGAACGCCCATTGCTTTTCAAATCTCAAATGAAAATGTAAAATCGAAAGATTACGATGTTTATGCCGATGTGTTTCGTCCAAGCCATGCCGATTATACCTATTTTCAAAAATATGGCATTAGAGATTATAGAGGAGGAGGTCGTAGCTCGGCTCGTGAAACCGCTTGTAGAGTAGTTGCGGGTGCTATTGCTAAACAATTGATTCCAGCTATTGAAATTCAAGCATTTACTTCGTCGATTGGTAAGATAAAATTAGAAAAAGATTATACTCATTACGATTTATCAACCGTAGAACAATCGTTGGTTCGCTGTCCTGATGCTGAAAAATCAGCCGAAATGGAAGCATATATTCAAAAATTGAAAAAAGCAGGTGATACCACTGGTGGTGTGATTACCTGCGTGATAAAAAATGTTCCCATTGGTTTAGGAACTCCTATTTTCGACCGTTTGGAGGCAGATTTAGCAAAGGCAATGTTGTCTATCAATGCGTGTAAAGGTTTTCAAATAGGAAGTGGTTTTCAAGGTACGGAATTATTGGGAAGTCAGCATAATGATTTGCAAAACGAAGACGGAACTACAAAAACCAACCACGCAGGTGGAATTTTGGGTGGCATTTCCAACGGAATGGATATATATTTTGATGTCGCATTCAAACCCGTTGCCACTTTGTTACAAAAACAAAACATGCTTTCCAAAGACGGAACTATCGTGGAAGTGCAAGGAAAAGGCAGACACGATGCCTGTGTAGTACC
Coding sequences within it:
- the aroC gene encoding chorismate synthase, whose translation is MSGNTFGKNFRLTTFGESHGVVIGGIIDGCPSNVVLNFEKIQQELDRRKPGQSTLVTQRKESDTVSFLSGIWEEKTTGTPIAFQISNENVKSKDYDVYADVFRPSHADYTYFQKYGIRDYRGGGRSSARETACRVVAGAIAKQLIPAIEIQAFTSSIGKIKLEKDYTHYDLSTVEQSLVRCPDAEKSAEMEAYIQKLKKAGDTTGGVITCVIKNVPIGLGTPIFDRLEADLAKAMLSINACKGFQIGSGFQGTELLGSQHNDLQNEDGTTKTNHAGGILGGISNGMDIYFDVAFKPVATLLQKQNMLSKDGTIVEVQGKGRHDACVVPRAVPIVEAMVALVLVDAMWEFNKR